One Brassica napus cultivar Da-Ae chromosome C4, Da-Ae, whole genome shotgun sequence genomic region harbors:
- the LOC106393719 gene encoding uncharacterized protein LOC106393719: MGANVDHSVTGTSGPFTYRVNGQVIHRIGSLLPDDGALPEYLQLYIFDTDNELENRKRAFTQGSSSLAIPDSIIVQLIEMMDKHNHLAKTFRHARDRFKETGTIEYSITLVSQTNLGRQYDLPSASEIGGLIVGDLSATSVGRDIVVELKSSALQRINDQHPLMMSLQYPLLFPYGETGYNQRLPYEGPQMSKIRREYMTMREFYAYQFQTRPTEGMTIIKGGRLLHQYIVDAYTATEQERLRFILLNQKKLRADLYSNLCDAVESGDSDATQLGRKIILPSSFTGGPRYMAEKYQDAMAICRWYGNPHLFITVTANPNWVELKHHLDAYGGESANSRPDLECRLFKLKLEEMVSDFKKGVFFPKTSAVVYTIEFQKRGLPHAHILLWLEGIKKEATTSMIDQYISAELPDRDVDPEGFALVDRHMIHGPCGKRRPTSPCMDKGECTKAYPKPLSDHSHIDKSGFVRYRRRSNPKHLVLKSNIEIGNQYVVPHNLSLLKKYQAHINVEWCCRTSAIKYLFKYITKGVDRATVLLKEVEKRGDGKEKKKEGVDVVNEIDRYMECRYISACEASWRLFAFQIHHNQPNVIKLPVHLPGQHYTVYDESSNLEEVISKEDIEKTMLTAWFVACETYEEARDLTYVELPTRFVYHTSGKLWTPRKTGGAIGRVVYVSPAAGDNYFLRILVNVVRGPRCYEDLRTVGGVVFKKYREACYARGLLDDDREWHDAIEEPSYWATGRQLRRLFMIILLFCRVVNPLKLWEHTWKFLAEDILYTKRKEFRFPGLELNDDQLKQYTLIELEQLLKENDQSLADYPDIPLPDDAILTEISNTVLMQELSYDIQQENETHTELFASMNQDQKMVYHAVLQSVDKQSGQLFFVNGAGGTGKTYLYRTIIAKLRSTNKVVIPVASSGVAALLLPGGRTAHSRFKLPLTLSDVSMCNIPKCSMLASLIAKSDLIIWDEAPMAHRQAFETLDRSLRDLLSPSDPTASDKPFGGKTVLLGGDFRQILPVVPQGRRPDTVLASISKSYLWKKAEVYTLSMNMRLEKEEREFAKWILEVGDGTADTILSHTSSNEEGEQIVVDQRFMIPSTDKPHEALAAAAYPDFLHNYRNKKYLTERAVLTPTNSTVHELNAYMLSQVPSQAKEYLSSDSVELEATPEDDWSSHYTQEYLNSLEFSGLPNHRLCLKVGSPVMMLRNLNQAYGLCNGTRMIVSRVGDRIVEVEIMTGTQVGKTVLIPRIQLSPLDTVHPFTFCRRQYPLRLCYAMTINKSQGQSLKQAALYLPRSVFTHGQLYVALSRVTSPEGLKILDDSSDSDGTDGVRNIVYKEIFQGLCDRKVYIQVIFLICQSHTDCFD; encoded by the exons ATGGGTGCTAATGTGGATCACAGTGTAACTGGTACTTCTGGACCATTTACATACCGGGTCAATGGACAGGTTATACACAGGATCGGGTCTCTACTACCTGACGATGGTGCTCTGCCAGAATATTTacagttatatatttttgacaCCGATAATGAGCTAGAAAACAGAAAAAGAGCGTTCACTCAAGGTTCCTCCTCTTTGGCTATCCCTGACAGTATTATTGTTCAGTTAATTGAGATGATGGACAAACATAACCACCTTGCAAAGACGTTTCGTCACGCCCGTGATAGATTTAAAGAGACTGGTACCATTGAGTACAGTATCACTCTGGTCAGTCAAACTAACCTTGGACGTCAGTATGATCTACCAAGTGCGAGCGAGATTGGTGGATTGATTGTTGGGGACCTATCTGCGACGTCTGTTGGTAGAGATATTGTTGTGGAGCTTAAATCATCTGCTTTGCAGCGAATAAATGATCAACACCCCCTGATGATGAGTCTCCAATATCCATTGTTGTTTCCGTACGGGGAGACTGGATATAACCAGAGACTGCCATATGAAGGTCCTCAGATGTCTAAAATAAGAAGAGAATATATGACAATGCGTGAGTTTTACGCTTATCAGTTTCAGACTCGGCCAACTGAGGGAATGACAATCATAAAAGGCGGGAGATTGCTGCACCAGTATATTGTAGATGCATACACTGCAACCGAGCAAGAGAGATTAAGGTTTATTCTGTTGAACCAAAAGAAACTCCGAGCAGATTTGTATAGCAACTTGTGTGATGCTGTGGAGAGCGGAGATTCAGATGCAACACAGCTTGGCAGGAAGATCATTCTACCTTCTTCATTCACTGGTGGTCCTAGGTACATGGCTGAGAAGTATCAAGACGCAATGGCTATATGTCGGTGGTATGGCAATCCTCATCTGTTCATCACAGTCACAGCAAATCCAAACTGGGTGGAGTTAAAGCATCATCTGGACGCATACGGTGGTGAATCTGCTAATAGCCGACCCGACCTTGAATGTAGACTGTTCAAACTCAAACTGGAGGAGATGGTTTCTGATTTCAAGAAAGGAGTTTTCTTTCCCAAAACTTCTGCAG tTGTATACACCATTGAATTCCAGAAACGAGGACTGCCTCATGCCCATATTTTATTATGGTTAGAAGGCATTAAGAAAGAAGCAACCACCTCAATGATTGATCAGTATATATCAGCTGAATTGCCAGACAGAGATGTAGATCCTGAAGGTTTTGCATTGGTCGACCGCCATATGATTCATGGGCCATGCGGAAAACGTCGACCAACATCACCTTGCATGGACAAGGGAGAGTGCACCAAGGCTTACCCTAAGCCGTTATCAGATCATTCACACATTGACAAGTCTGGGTTTGTCAGATACAGAAGGCGATCAAATCCCAAGCATTTAGTCTTGAAGAGCAATATTGAGATAGGGAATCAGTACGTTGTCCCTCACAACCTCAGTCTCCTTAAAAAATATCAGGCCCATATCAATGTTGAATGGTGCTGCAGAACCAGTGCAATCAAATATCTTTTTAAATACATTACAAAAGGTGTTGATCGAGCTACTGTTCTTTTAAAGGAGGTGGAAAAAAGAGGCGATGGgaaggagaaaaagaaagaagggGTGGATGTGGTCAAtgagatagatagatatatggAATGTCGATACATCTCTGCATGTGAGGCCTCATGGAGATTATTTGCCTTTCAGATACATCACAATCAACCTAATGTTATTAAGCTGCCTGTACATCTACCAGGTCAGCACTATACTGTCTACGACGAGTCTTCTAACTTAGAAGAAGTTATTTCAAAAGAAGACATCGAGAAAACGATGTTAACTGCATGGTTTGTAGCATGTGAAACGTATGAAGAAGCACGAGACCTGACGTACGTTGAGCTCCCTACTAGGTTCGTTTATCACACATCAGGGAAACTATGGACCCCCAGGAAAACGGGTGGAGCAATAGGCAGGGTGGTTTACGTCAGTCCAGCGGCCGGTGATAACTATTTCTTGCGGATTTTGGTAAATGTTGTTAGAGGCCCAAGGTGTTACGAGGACTTAAGAACAGTTGGTGGTGTGGTGTTTAAAAAGTATAGAGAAGCATGTTACGCACGCGGTTTGCTTGACGACGACAGAGAGTGGCATGATGCTATAGAGGAGCCATCATATTGGGCTACTGGTCGCCAGCTCAGACGGTTGTTTATGATTATCTTATTGTTTTGTCGAGTTGTAAATCCACTGAAGCTTTGGGAACATACCTGGAAGTTCCTGGCAGAAGACATCCTCTACACGAAACGCAAAGAATTCAGATTCCCAGGTCTTGAGCTCAACGACGACCAGCTGAAGCAATATACTCTCATCGAGCTCGAGCAACTCTTGAAGGAGAATGATCAGTCACTTGCGGACTACCCTGACATTCCATTGCCTGATGATGCTATTTTGACTGAGATTTCAAACACAGTGCTGATGCAGGAGTTGAGTTATGACATTCAGCAGGAGAATGAGACACATACAGAGTTGTTTGCATCAATGAATCAAGATCAGAAAATGGTATATCATGCAGTGCTTCAATCTGTTGATAAGCAATCTGGGCAGTTGTTTTTTGTTAATGGGGCAGGAGGTACAGGTAAAACATACCTATACAGGACCATCATCGCAAAGCTTAGATCAACCAATAAAGTTGTTATCCCAGTCGCATCATCTGGTGTTGCTGCGCTATTGCTCCCAGGAGGAAGAACAGCCCATTCTCGGTTCAAACTGCCGCTTACACTGAGCGATGTGTCAATGTGTAATATTCCCAAGTGTTCTATGTTGGCTTCATTGATAGCAAAGTCGGATTTAATAATCTGGGACGAAGCTCCGATGGCCCATCGCCAAGCATTTGAGACACTTGACCGTTCACTCCGGGATTTGTTGAGTCCTTCAGATCCAACGGCTTCCGACAAACCATTTGGTGGTAAGACCGTTCTCTTGGGAGGTGATTTCAGGCAAATATTACCAGTCGTGCCTCAAGGAAGACGTCCAGACACAGTCCTTGCATCAATCAGCAAATCTTATCTATGGAAAAAGGCAGAAGTTTATACTCTTTCCATGAACATGCGAttggaaaaagaagaaagggAATTTGCTAAATGGATCCTTGAGGTTGGTGATGGAACAGCTGATACCATCCTCTCTCATACGAGCAGCAATGAAGAGGGTGAACAAATTGTTGTGGACCAAAGATTCATGATCCCTTCAACAGATAAACCACACGAAGCACTAGCAGCTGCGGCATATCCTGACTTCCTTCATAATTATCGGAACAAGAAGTACTTGACAGAGAGAGCGGTGCTGACACCTACAAATAGTACTGTTCATGAGCTAAATGCATACATGCTGTCCCAAGTTCCCTCACAAGCTAAAGAGTATTTGAGCTCCGATTCCGTTGAGCTGGAGGCCACACCAGAAGATGATTGGAGTAGCCACTATACTCAAGAGTATCTTAATTCTCTTGAGTTCTCTGGACTGCCTAACCACAGACTATGCCTGAAGGTGGGGTCCCCGGTGATGATGCTGCGTAATCTTAACCAAGCGTATGGGTTATGCAATGGGACACGGATGATAGTCAGTCGTGTAGGTGACAGGATAGTAGAAGTTGAGATCATGACTGGCACACAAGTAGGCAAAACAGTGTTGATCCCTCGAATACAGCTTTCTCCTCTTGACACCGTGCATCCATTCACGTTTTGCCGCCGTCAGTATCCTCTGCGCTTATGCTACGCAATGACAATCAATAAAAGTCAGGGACAAAGTCTCAAACAAGCTGCTTTGTACCTCCCTAGATCGGTCTTCACCCATGGCCAGTTGTACGTAGCTTTATCTAGAGTGACATCACCAGAGGGGCTTAAGATATTAGACGATTCTTCTGATTCGGACGGTACGGACGGAGTAAGAAATATTGTGTACAAAGAGATCTTCCAGGGCCTCTGTGACAGAAAGGTTTACATTCAAGTGATTTTCTTAATATGTCAGTCTCATACGGATTGTTTCGACTAA
- the LOC125586061 gene encoding uncharacterized protein LOC125586061, with amino-acid sequence MADDLVFLSDLQAGHSSSTVEVRLLRSWDARTLRRGGERMSVEMLLLDSQATMMPASVNVNRLATHQTNLEAGTVYSLTGFEVTRCNQDYRLSDSSLLIRFTDSTTFEKITDPAVPIPLESFRFRNYSEMLRLANSNNQLPDLIGKITAVKSTITEPPLDKNRVSATIKMDNDTSVTLTLFDAQAVKIHNQLAQMAVDPRICVATSVNPRMVGGKQPV; translated from the exons ATGGCTGACGATTTAGTTTTCCTCTCCGATCTCCAGGCCGGTCACTCATCCTCCACCGTCGAAGTCCGCTTGCTCCGCTCTTGGGATGCTAGAACCCTACGCCGTGGTGGAGAACGAATGAGCGTCGAGATGCTCTTGCTTGACTctcag GCGACCATGATGCCGGCTTCTGTGAACGTTAACCGTCTCGCAACGCACCAGACTAATCTTGAAGCGGGTACGGTTTACTCCCTGACCGGTTTTGAAGTAACAAGGTGTAACCAGGATTACCGCCTCTCGGACTCTTCTCTACTAATCCGGTTTACTGACTCCACCACTTTCGAGAAGATCACTGACCCGGCTGTTCCGATACCTCTTGAATCATTCCGGTTCCGTAACTACAGTGAGATGCTTCGTCTTGCTAACTCCAACAACCAACTTCCAG ATCTTATTGGTAAGATAACTGCTGTCAAGAGTACGATCACTGAACCTCCTCTGGACAAGAACCGTGTTAGTGCAACCATCAAGATGGACAA TGACACATCTGTGACTTTAACACTCTTTGACGCTCAAGCTGTGAAGATCCATAACCAGCTCGCTCAGATGGCGGTAGATCCACGAATTTGCGTTGCAACCAGTGTGAATCCGAGAATGGTGGGAGGTAAGCAACCAGTTTAA
- the LOC125585337 gene encoding uncharacterized protein LOC125585337 isoform X1 — translation MLRLRLAIIVVILYMECKLSWSYPNFTTMQNIDFICTGKVTGIKLDKGWCYVSCAKCFRKLHRSVSSLTCLSCNNTDAVGILRYVLTLIKLNMYVKLDVLFDTFILRARYRVEISIADETGEGLFVAFDGVMAKLHNMRAHEAVNLLPGNDVNPEESDAPQFVLDMEGNTYTFQVKVGPYNFTANNHSFTISRILGEGDPEPQPAFVDDVRSLYLP, via the exons ATGCTTCGTCTCAGGTTGGCTATCATAGTTGTGATACTCTATATGGAATGTAAATTATCATGGTCGTATCCTAACTTTACAACCATGCAGAACATTGATTTCATTTGTACGGGGAAAGTTACTGGAATCAAGTTAGACAAGGGGTGGTGCTATGTCTCCTGTGCAAAATGCTTCAGGAAACTCCACCGGTCTGTCTCATCGCTCACGTGTCTATCTTGCAACAACACCGATGCAGTTGGTATCCTTCGGTATGTACTGACTCTGATCAAGTTAAACATGTACGTTAAACTTGATGTGTTATTTGATACATTTATTCTACGCGCTAGGTACCGTGTGGAGATATCAATTGCAGACGAGACTGGTGAGGGTTTGTTTGTTGCGTTTGATGGAGTTATGGCGAAACTCCATAACATGAGGGCCCATGAAGCTGTCAACCTCTTG CCTGGTAATGATGTCAACCCCGAAGAATCTGATGCCCCTCAGTTTGTTCTAGACATGGAGGGAAATACATACACGTTTCAGGTTAAGGTGGGGCCATACAATTTCACGGCAAATAATCACAGCTTCACCATTTCACGCATTCTCGGTGAGGGTGACCCTGAGCCACAACCTGCGTTCGTTGATGATGTGAGATCCTTATATTTGCCCTAG
- the LOC125585337 gene encoding uncharacterized protein LOC125585337 isoform X2 has protein sequence MLRLRLAIIVVILYMECKLSWSYPNFTTMQNIDFICTGKVTGIKLDKGWCYVSCAKCFRKLHRSVSSLTCLSCNNTDAVGILRYRVEISIADETGEGLFVAFDGVMAKLHNMRAHEAVNLLPGNDVNPEESDAPQFVLDMEGNTYTFQVKVGPYNFTANNHSFTISRILGEGDPEPQPAFVDDVRSLYLP, from the exons ATGCTTCGTCTCAGGTTGGCTATCATAGTTGTGATACTCTATATGGAATGTAAATTATCATGGTCGTATCCTAACTTTACAACCATGCAGAACATTGATTTCATTTGTACGGGGAAAGTTACTGGAATCAAGTTAGACAAGGGGTGGTGCTATGTCTCCTGTGCAAAATGCTTCAGGAAACTCCACCGGTCTGTCTCATCGCTCACGTGTCTATCTTGCAACAACACCGATGCAGTTGGTATCCTTCG GTACCGTGTGGAGATATCAATTGCAGACGAGACTGGTGAGGGTTTGTTTGTTGCGTTTGATGGAGTTATGGCGAAACTCCATAACATGAGGGCCCATGAAGCTGTCAACCTCTTG CCTGGTAATGATGTCAACCCCGAAGAATCTGATGCCCCTCAGTTTGTTCTAGACATGGAGGGAAATACATACACGTTTCAGGTTAAGGTGGGGCCATACAATTTCACGGCAAATAATCACAGCTTCACCATTTCACGCATTCTCGGTGAGGGTGACCCTGAGCCACAACCTGCGTTCGTTGATGATGTGAGATCCTTATATTTGCCCTAG